CATTGGCTTGTCCGGTATGACTTGGGTCATTCCCTGGCTGCTTTTGGTGCGCGATTCTGACCTGCGCTTGAAAGCGGCCCCAGCGCCAGCCAGCGGTGAGACTGCGCCACCGATCTGGACGCGTGCTATCTTTTTGAAGATCGCCGTGCTTCTCTCGATTGTGGTGACCATCAACATGACCTGGCAGTATTTGCGCGTGTGGATGCCACTGTTGCTGCAAGAAGAGCACAAGTACAGCGAGACGTTCATGTTCTATTTCATCATGGCGTTCTACCTGGTGGCCGACGTCGGCTGCATCGCCGCTGGGGCAGCGGTGAAAGGTCTGGCCGGGGGCTGGCTATCGCTCAATCGCGCTCGTTTGGCGGTCTTCGCGGTCTGTACAGCCGGAGCGATGCTGACGGCCGTGGCTGCGAAAATGCCCGCCGGCCCCATATTGCTCGCCGTGTTTTTGATCATCGCCGCTGGCACGCTCGGCTTGTTCCCGGTGTACTACTCCCTTTCGCAGGAACTCTCGACCCGCCGACTAGGAATGGTGACTGGCGTGTTCGGTGCCACGACGTGGATCATCACGTCGGTCATGCAGCCCATCGTGGGGCGCAGCATCGATGTTTCGCACTCGTACGCGACCGGCCTGTTTTGGGCCGGCCAAGTGCCGCTCATCGGCTGCTTGGCGCTCGCGCTGCTGTGGCCAGACTCGCCGGAAGAGAAGTCCGTGGGATAGGCTTCTAGCCTGTCGTATCTGTTCGCTGCTCACACAGGCTGGAAGCCTATGCCACGTTTAAGTTAACCCGGTGATGGGCTTCGGGGTGGTAATGGCGCGGACCAGATCTTGTGGCATGCCGGTCATGAGGCGAACCTGACCCAAATCGAACAAGCTATGCATGACGGTGGCCAGCAGGTTATCGAGTTCCTGCGGTTCGGTGTGTGGCTCGCCCGCATCGTCGGTGCTCTGACCGATAACCTGGCCCATATTCAGCCCGCCACCGCTCAATAGCAGTGGCGACAAGCCACCCCAGTGATCGCGACCGCCGTTCTTATTGATTCGCGGCGTGCGCCCCATTTCGCCACATACGACTACGAGCACTTTCTCGCTCAGCCCGCGCTCGTGCAAATCGTCGATCAAGGCCGAGAGAGCGTAATCGAGCGGGTTGCCCATGTATTGCATCCCCTCTTCCACGCCCGTGTTGTTCACATCCGCGTGCATGTCCCAGACAAAGTTGGTGGTGACCGTGACGAACCCGCAGCCCGTTTCGCACAGGCGGCGAGCCAGCAGCAAGAGTTTGCCCAGCGACTTGGCGTTGTCGACGTAGTTGTTGTAGTTCTTCCACTTGGGGTTGATCTGATTGGGACGAACGAGTGGGGCCGTATCGTAACGGGCCACCGTCTTGGCATCTTCGGTTGAAAGGTCGAAGGCCTTGGCAATGCCGCCGAGTACGGTTTGAAAGGCCTGCTGCTGCAGACGATCGGCCCCGAGCAGGTTGCCGTCTGAATCGAGCCCGCGTTGCAAGCGATCGAGTCCAGCAAGAAGATTGCGACGATCTTCGACGCGATCGCGCGACAGTCGCAGTTCGAGGTCTTTCTGAAAGTTCCCTTCGCCACCTGGGGAGAACGGCGCGTAGGCAGTTCCCAGGCTACCGGTCGAGGCAAACTTGCCGAACTTATTCTGTTCCGCTTGCGTGCTGGGGTCGACGGCCCGAGGAAACAGCGCCGCGTTCATCGGCATGCCAGTGACCGGATGATTGGTTCCCGCAATGCGCGAGTAGAGCGAACCCATGTTCGCCCCCATCGTGTGCTTGCCGACGATGGGCTTGATATCGTGATTGGCATCGCCCGTGCGGAACGAGCGGACGATGCTGAACTTGTCGTTCATGCTCGCCAGCCGGCTAAACGTGCTGCCGAAGGTAATGCCGGGCAACTTGGTCGAGATTTCGCCGGTCGCGCTGCGCACGCCAGCGGGAGCGGTCATCTTGGGATCGAACGTTTCGATCTGGCTCGGCCCGCCATGCAGGAAGACAAAGATCACTGAACGATCGCGGAGCCCCTTCGCCTTGGAGTTAGCCGAGCCGGCCAGTGCTTCACGCTGGGCGAGCAACTGCGGCAGTGTTAGTCCACCGAGCGCGAGGCCGCCAACGCGGAGGAAGTCACGGCGTCCGAAGCGCGAATTTCCATCATGAAAGGTGAGCATGACTAAGCTTCCTAAAAACGAACCAAGGCGGGCGAAGGAGAGGCGGGACTAACCAAACAGTTCTTCAAGCGGGCAGCCACCGTCCACGATGGGTACCGGGCGACCTTGCATATCGGCGAGTTGCATGTGCGGATCAATGCCGAGCGCGGTGTAGATAGTCGCGGCCAGATCTTCCGGCGTGACAGGCTTATCGATGGGGTAGGCTGCGTCTTTGTCGCTGCTGCCGTAGACGATGCCGCGCTTGATGCCGCCTCCGGCAAGGACTGCGGGGAACAGCGTACTCCAGTGACTGCGGCCCCACGTGGCGTTGGCTTGCGGCGTGCGCCCCATTTCGCCCATGCAGACGACCAGCGTTTCGTCGAGCATCCCGCGATCTTTCAGGTCCTCGACTAGCGATGCGAGCGCGTTGTCGAGCGAAGGAAGCAAATGTTTTTTTACGTCGTTGCTGGACGAGTGCGAGTCCCAGCTTTGGCCATCACAGGCATCGAAATGAACTGTGACAAAGCGAGTGCCCGCCTCGACCAGGCGGCGCGCCATCAGCGTCGATTGACCGAACAGATTGCGGCCGTAACGATCGCGCAGGTCGGGGTTTTCTTCGGTCAGGTTCAGAGCTTTGCGCGTGGCGGAAGAAGTGGCCAGCGACCAGGCCCGTTGTTGCAACCGATCCCAGGCGGCGATGCCGGCGTGGTGATCGAGTTGGCGTAGCGAATCGTCGAATTGGCTCACGAGGGTTTGTCGTTTTTCCAAACGATCGAGCGTGATTCCTTCGGGCAGCGAGAGCCCTTGGATCTCGTATTTGAGTTCGTCGTCCGTGCAAGCGCGGAAGTAAGGATTGTCCTTGGCTGACCGCTTGGTGATGTTCGTCGTCAGGCCGTCGTAGCCACGCCCGAGCCAGCCGCCATATTCGCCCGGCCGGCGCAGTTGCGACGAGAACTCTTGCAACTTGCCGAGAAAATTCGGCAGCACCGCATAGTTCGGCAGTTCGCTCGGCTTGGCACCAGCCCGGTGCTGTTCGACATACTCCGTTACCGAGCCCATGGACGGCCAGTCCCGATTGGTGGCATTGAAGCCACCACCCAAGGGAACTTGCCACCGATGGCCCGTTTGAATGTAGTGCCCACCCCCGCTGTGATCATTGTAGTTGTGGGTCATCGTGCGGATGACGCACAGTTGGTCGGTAATGCCCGCCACGCGCGGCAGGTGCTCGCTGATGCGCAGATCCGGCGTGCGGCAGGCGATGGGCATGAAGGGGCCGCGAATCTTCGCCGGCGCGTCGGGCTTGCAGTCGAATGTTTCCAGTTGGCTGGGACCACCAAACAGGAACATGAAGATTACGGACTTGGCCCGCGGCTTCAGTTTGGAGGTTGATGGTGCCAGCTGTTCCGCGGCCATGACATTGGCTAGCGACAGGCCCAACAGCCCCGAGCCAGCAGCTTGGAGCGCAGTGCGACGCGTGACGCGATTGCAGGCGGTAGGGGGCGAGTTTCCCAGCAAGTTCAGCATTGGTCGCCTCACAGGCAAGGTGGCGGGGCGGGCATTAGTACAAAGTATCGGCCACCGCTGATGTATGCAAGAGAATTCTCGTTGCCCGAGCCCGATTAACCCGCCCTAAAGTGAAGTGAAATCGGTGGTTGAGTCACTTGGCCACGTTTCCGATGAATTCGCACGCAGCAGTGCTGGTTTTGATTTTGAACTGCTAGATTTGCTGACGTTGGCCTAAAAGTCCTCCGGACTCCAGACGAGGGCGTCCCGGAAACATCGGTCAGGTTGGTGCTGACTGCCAACCAACTCGCGCAGCTACTGCGGCGCGGGCTTGCCGACTTCGAAATCCTTTACCGTCTTTTCGAGTGGAAATTCGACGGTCGTTTCGTAGGGCTCAAAGAGTGGCTGACCATCGGCAAGCGTTTCTCCCTCGATGGTTGCGGGCACGCCATCGGTGCCAACGATGCGAACTTTATAGGCTCCGCCGACAACGCCCTGCTCGAGTGTCGTATCGTACTTACCATTGACGATCTCGGCACCGCCACCGGGACCGCTATTGCCTTGCTCGATGCTCGGCTCGAGCGTGATGAACCCCTTGGGAACGGGCTTACGATTGAAGGTAACCGTACCCGAAACCGGATATCGCTTCGGCCCACTTTGACTGGGTCCGCAGCCCGCTACGACGAACAGCAGTGCTAGGCCCGCGATGATTCCCTGCGGAACGCGAAACGATCGATCCACGCTCACTGCTGGAATCCTCCTGACGGGAGACCGTCGTCGCGTTGAGCGAGTTGGCGATACATCGAAAGATCGATATTCTGCGAGACAAAATGGACGGAGCCATCGAGCATCGCAAAACCAGCTCCGCCGGGATGATGGCTGCTGAACCCGCGCGTATCGTGAATGCCTTGGTTCTTGTGCAGATTGATCGCGTCCTGAGCACCAGCCAGGTTGCGCGTGTAGGCACAGCCATCTTGTTTCGCACTGGCCGCCCAAGCAGCGTTGCCATAACGCGACTCGCCAAGCAGAAAGACATTAGCGGAACCATCGGTGGCGTTGCGAAAGCCAAGCTTCGAGCCGCCGAAGAGCATGCCGGTCACATACATGCCCCGCTCGTTTGCCGGGCTACAACTGGAGTTGCCACAGTCGGGAGCAGAGCCGCCACCTTGCACGCCAAAGTAGCTATTCAACTGCTTGTTCTTAACGAACCGAATGTCGCTGGGGCACTGATACATCTTGAGCGGAACGACCACGGCACCATTCGCGGCTGCCATTTGATTGCTAACGTCTTGAAACACGACGTTGAAGTCAAAGCGCGAGTGCATCGTCGCTTGTTCGCTGTAAGGCAGAATCAAGACCGTGAATGGCGCTCCCTGCACGCCGCCAGTTCGGCACCAGGTGGAATTGGTCGAAACGCCGGGATTGCTGGAGATATAACCGGGAGGCAGATACAGGAACGTATCGTGATAGTTATGAATCGCCAGAGCGAGTTGCTTGAAGTTGTTCTTGCAGTGCGTGCGACGGGCCGCTTCGCGAGCGGCCTGCACGGCTGGCAGGAGCAGTGCCACCAAGACGCCGATAATGGCAATCACTACGAGCAGCACAACGAGCGTGAAGCCCGTGGGTCGACGAATACGTGCTGCCATGACGAGCAATCCAGCTGGGGAGGGTTACAGCTTTGAGTTTCAGCTCTTGCGCGATCTATTTTAGCCACAGAAGATCGAGTGCCCACCGCTATATCGGGTGACAGGCTTGCGAATTGCCGCAAATTCTCGCCAGAAAATCGCTGCTTCAATTCTATGGTGACGAAGTGGCCCCGTCAGTGGTTGGCAGGTCGAGCGGCGTACTCAACTTCTCGACGAACTTCACGGCGATCTCGAACAGGGGACCATTGCGGCGACAGCGAATGCGCTGCGCAAGCAAGCGAACAACCAGTTCGTGCTCGGCCGCCTGAATGCTGACGATGGCCAGATCGGTGAGGAGTGGCCGATCGCAACAAAAGCGCAGACCACTTTGAGAAAGGTCGAGGCTGACCGCGTGCAAGGGTTCACCAGCGGCCTCGTGGCCACCGGCAACGGGCTGAATGATCAAAACCAACGATGCCGGGTGCCGGACAGCCTGTCGGCGATTCGCTTCAACCTGGAATGTCATCATTGCTTCTTGCAACTGTGGCTGACGCAACGCCAGCCCGACCGAGAGTCTCTCCAACGAATTCTCGCCCAGCACAAACTTACTGCGCAAATACGGGAGCGAGCGAATTGGAAATTGTGCGGCTCAGCGCAATTCAAACGAGCAATTAGCTGCAACACTGCGACAATCGTTAGTCGCGCGGATCGCAGCCGATGACATTTTCCAAAGTGGCGGGTTGGTCCGTCGATTCTTCGCTGTCTGCAAAACAGGCTCGGCTGCGGCGAATGTCGGCGATCAACCGACTGAGTTCCTTCACCGGCAGTGTATTGGTGACGGGCCGAACGTCCCAGGTCGACCTGGCCGAAGCGAGCCTGAGCGTGGCGTTCAATTCAAGCGGGTTCATGTCGGTAACTTCTGCAGCGGAGTGTGGCAATCGTCTAAGCCCCAACTAAGAGTTGGCCAATGTTCGCCAAACGCAAATTTGCGGGTGATATTTACAACCGATTCGCGCTAATCGTTTTCAAGGGTGCTTTGTTAAAGCCTTGCAGACCGCCTACTCCGCTTCTCACCGACTCAACCGTTAGAATGATTAGAACCGGACGCGCTCAATCGTAACCCTCCCTTGCTGAAGCAACCTTATGCCTTCCTCTCGTTCCATCATTCGCTGGTTCTGCCCTTACTGTTCATGGCAGGAAGATGGCACGGTGGCCGAACTGGATAGCCGCCTGCGCGGGCTGGGCATGATTCGGCGGGAAGAGAAAGCCGAACTGAGCCTGATGCTCGAACTGGCGCGGATCAAGAAGCCCGACCTGCGTTGCCCCGGGTGCAACCAAACGGGCTTCACCGCCGACGCCATTAATCCCGGCGAAGACGACTGGGGTGCCGGCAAACCCTGCGCAAACTGCGGCACAACCATTCCCGCCGAGCGTTTGGAGCTGTTTCCCGAGCAGGACTTATGTGCGAAATGCCAAGGGACCGTCGAACGGGGCGGCCAACTCTCGGGGGACGACTATTGCCACCATTGCGGCACGCCGATGGTCGTCAAGCAAACCAAAGGGGGCGTCAGTCGTTATCAACAAGTCTGCCCGAGTTGCCGCCGATAACAACGGTTTGCCCCCCGCGCAGAAACAATAGCCGTAGACTATGGATTCAAAATCGCGCTGTTGTGGTCAGTTTTCCGTGAAATCTTGTTCCGCCAGCGGGTAGCGTGGCTGGACAAGAGTCGCTGCTATCAGGTAAGCTTTCGAGCTTCCCACTTTTTATTCAACCCTGGGAGATTGTGGTCATGGCGAGTTCGTTCTGGAGGCACGATGGTTAAGCTTGTTGTTCGCGACCGAGAAAGCATTCAGGAGGCAGTCCGCCGATTCCGCAAGTTGGTCGAGCGTAGCGGCATCAAGAAGGAAATGCGCCGCCGCGAGTATTACGAAAAACCGAGCGAAATTCGCCGCAGGTCGCGTCTTCGGGCTGAACGCCGAGCACGCCGGAACAAATTGATGCCAGGCACTTAGTTCACATTTGAACTGATCGGCTGAGCGATTTGTCCCTCTGACGCTCCTAAGCGTCGTTATTATTGTCTGCTCGACTGTTTGCTCGACCGCATTGTCGGGCAGGGCGGAGGTCGAGCCTTCTGGGCGAAGCTTCCCGAACGGGTCGATTTTCGAGGTTGGCCCTCCCGGCTGGAGCTTTCCAGCGCCGTGAAGTTCCATTTTGATCCATCCCCCTCCTGCAGGTCCGGTGGCTGTCGTGATCATTATTCTCAAGTCAGAAGTCACCGAAGATCAGATTCAACACGTCATTGAGCGGGTTGAAGCACTCGGCATGAAGGCTCACCTGAGCCGCGGCACCTATCGCACCATCATTGGCGTGATCGGGGACGAGCAGAAGATCGGTGCCGAACCGCTGCGAGCTATTCCGGGCGTGATGGATGTCATTCCCGTGTTGCCCCCCTACAAACTGGCCAGCCGCGAAGCCCATCCGCAGGCCAGCATTGTGGATGTCGGTGGCATCAAAATTGGTGGCGGCAACCTGGCGATGATCGCCGGCCCCTGTGCCGTCGAAGAACCCGAACGAATGATGGATATTGCTGCGGCGGTCAAAAAGGCCGGGGCGAATATCTATCGCGGTGGTGCTTACAAGCCCCGCACCAGCCCATATGCCTTTCAAGGCTCCGGCGAAGAAGGCTTGAAGATCTTACGCGAAGCAGGCGATGCCCACGGCATGCCCGTCGTCACCGAAGTAATGGATCCCCGTTGCGTCGAAATCGTCGATCAATATGCGGACATGATCCAAATCGGTGCCCGCAACATGCAGAATTTCGTCCTCCTCACCGAAGTGGGGCGCACTCGCAAGCCCGTGCTGCTGAAACGCGGCATGAGCGCCACGATCGAAGATTTGTTGATGAGTGCCGAATACATCCTGTCGCAAGGCAACAGCCAAGTGGTGTTGTGCGAGCGAGGCGTAAAGGGCTTCGATAAAGTCACCCGCAACCTGTACGACGTGGCCGCTGTGGCCGTTGTGAAGGGCTTGTCTCACTTGCCGATCATTGTCGACCCCAGCCATGCGACGGGCCGGCCCGACCTGATTCCGCCGTGTGCCTTGGCCGGTGTGGCAGTCGGTGCAGATGGCGTTCATATCGAAGTACACGATTGCCCCGAACGGGCAAAGTCGGATGGTCCGCAGGCTCTCCTCCCGCGGCAGTATGCAGAGCTTGTCACCCAGATTCGTAAGCTGGCCGAGTTGTTTGGCAAAACCATTTCAACGATCGGCCCGGAGAAAGCCGCATGAGACGCAAATTTATCGCTGGCAATTGGAAGATGAACACGACCGCCGCGCAAGGGGTCGAATTAGCAACCGCGCTGGCCAAGGCCGTCGGTTCGGCGAGCGATGTGGAGGTCGCCGTTTGCCCCCCCAGTGTTTACCTGAGTGCAATTGGCGCTGCAATCAAGGGCTCGGCCATTGGCCTCGGTGCCCAAAACTGCCATTACGAAGCGAAGGGCGCGTTCACGGGAGAAGTCGCTCCCGCGATGCTGCTCGATGTCGGCTGCAAGTACGTGATTCTCGGCCATAGCGAACGCCGCCAGCTATTCCACGAGACCAATCAAGACGTGAACAAGAAGGTGATCGCCGCGTTGGCAGCGGGGCTGACGCCGATCGTTTGCGTTGGCGAGACGCTGGACGAGCGTCAAGCGGCTCGGACACAAGCGGTTGTACGCGAACAGGTCGAGGGTTCGCTGGCTGGTTTGACCGGCGAGCAAGTTCTGAAGTTGGTCATTGCCTACGAGCCCATTTGGGCCATCGGCACCGGCGTGGTTGCGACCCCGCAGCAAGCGGAAGAGGTGCATGCTGACCTACGCTCGCTCCTGTCGTCGCGGTATACTGCCCCGGTCGCCGAGGCGGTACGGATTCAATACGGTGGCAGCGTGAACGCAGAAAATGCGGCTACGTTGCTGTCGCAGCCCAATATCGACGGCGCACTCGTCGGCGGGGCTGCACTCAAGGCGGATGGCTTTCTGGCGATCATTCAAGGCGCGCGGTAGGCCCGCCTGCCAACATATGCGTGCCAGTCGGCCGCGGACGAAATAGGGAGATGTCATGCTGGAACTACATCAAATGCCGCTGCCTTTGGCCCTGGGTTTCATGCACTGGATGTTCATCATCCCCCTGAGCCTCCTCAGCGTGTTTTTGACGCTGCTGATCCTGGTGCAACGAGGTCGCGGTGGCGGCTTGACGGGTGCATTAGGTGGTATGGGCGGACAAAGCGCGTTCGGCACCAAGGCTGGCGACGTATTCACCAAGATCACCGTCGTCGTGGCACTGCTTTGGATTGTCCTCTCGATGGGTGCGCTTCGCGTGCTGCACGTCGGCAAGTTCGGCGAGACCGTGGGAAATTCGACGCCGGTCAAGGGTGGCGTGATTCCCGTTGATGATCAGAAAGTCGACGATAAAAATCCGCTCAATGTCACTCCTGCTCCAGGACTGACTCCTGAAAACACACCGGCACCCATGGGAACGACCCCAGAGACGCCGAAGGCCGAAACGCCCAAGGCTGAAGAGCCCAAGACAGAGACGCCCAAGACGGAAACTCCTGCTACTCCGGAAACGCCGAAGACCG
Above is a window of Anatilimnocola aggregata DNA encoding:
- a CDS encoding MFS transporter, yielding MERLSDDSTPARPGYWKWTICGMLFLATMLMYLDRQTLSAMSKRIIEEFSLSKEQYGMLEWGFGLAFAAGAIVNGLLADRFSVRWLYPLVLIGWSLAGVATAWSAEIGAALLPIVGDNHTWLGMTGQSSDGGYLGLFVCRVLLGFCEAGHWPCALITTQRLLSGADRTLGNSVLQSGASVGAVLTPLAVMVMLTEDSSSWRRPFIVIGLSGMTWVIPWLLLVRDSDLRLKAAPAPASGETAPPIWTRAIFLKIAVLLSIVVTINMTWQYLRVWMPLLLQEEHKYSETFMFYFIMAFYLVADVGCIAAGAAVKGLAGGWLSLNRARLAVFAVCTAGAMLTAVAAKMPAGPILLAVFLIIAAGTLGLFPVYYSLSQELSTRRLGMVTGVFGATTWIITSVMQPIVGRSIDVSHSYATGLFWAGQVPLIGCLALALLWPDSPEEKSVG
- a CDS encoding DUF1501 domain-containing protein, producing the protein MLTFHDGNSRFGRRDFLRVGGLALGGLTLPQLLAQREALAGSANSKAKGLRDRSVIFVFLHGGPSQIETFDPKMTAPAGVRSATGEISTKLPGITFGSTFSRLASMNDKFSIVRSFRTGDANHDIKPIVGKHTMGANMGSLYSRIAGTNHPVTGMPMNAALFPRAVDPSTQAEQNKFGKFASTGSLGTAYAPFSPGGEGNFQKDLELRLSRDRVEDRRNLLAGLDRLQRGLDSDGNLLGADRLQQQAFQTVLGGIAKAFDLSTEDAKTVARYDTAPLVRPNQINPKWKNYNNYVDNAKSLGKLLLLARRLCETGCGFVTVTTNFVWDMHADVNNTGVEEGMQYMGNPLDYALSALIDDLHERGLSEKVLVVVCGEMGRTPRINKNGGRDHWGGLSPLLLSGGGLNMGQVIGQSTDDAGEPHTEPQELDNLLATVMHSLFDLGQVRLMTGMPQDLVRAITTPKPITGLT
- a CDS encoding DUF1501 domain-containing protein; this translates as MLNLLGNSPPTACNRVTRRTALQAAGSGLLGLSLANVMAAEQLAPSTSKLKPRAKSVIFMFLFGGPSQLETFDCKPDAPAKIRGPFMPIACRTPDLRISEHLPRVAGITDQLCVIRTMTHNYNDHSGGGHYIQTGHRWQVPLGGGFNATNRDWPSMGSVTEYVEQHRAGAKPSELPNYAVLPNFLGKLQEFSSQLRRPGEYGGWLGRGYDGLTTNITKRSAKDNPYFRACTDDELKYEIQGLSLPEGITLDRLEKRQTLVSQFDDSLRQLDHHAGIAAWDRLQQRAWSLATSSATRKALNLTEENPDLRDRYGRNLFGQSTLMARRLVEAGTRFVTVHFDACDGQSWDSHSSSNDVKKHLLPSLDNALASLVEDLKDRGMLDETLVVCMGEMGRTPQANATWGRSHWSTLFPAVLAGGGIKRGIVYGSSDKDAAYPIDKPVTPEDLAATIYTALGIDPHMQLADMQGRPVPIVDGGCPLEELFG
- a CDS encoding DUF1559 domain-containing protein; the protein is MAARIRRPTGFTLVVLLVVIAIIGVLVALLLPAVQAAREAARRTHCKNNFKQLALAIHNYHDTFLYLPPGYISSNPGVSTNSTWCRTGGVQGAPFTVLILPYSEQATMHSRFDFNVVFQDVSNQMAAANGAVVVPLKMYQCPSDIRFVKNKQLNSYFGVQGGGSAPDCGNSSCSPANERGMYVTGMLFGGSKLGFRNATDGSANVFLLGESRYGNAAWAASAKQDGCAYTRNLAGAQDAINLHKNQGIHDTRGFSSHHPGGAGFAMLDGSVHFVSQNIDLSMYRQLAQRDDGLPSGGFQQ
- a CDS encoding PilZ domain-containing protein — encoded protein: MMTFQVEANRRQAVRHPASLVLIIQPVAGGHEAAGEPLHAVSLDLSQSGLRFCCDRPLLTDLAIVSIQAAEHELVVRLLAQRIRCRRNGPLFEIAVKFVEKLSTPLDLPTTDGATSSP
- a CDS encoding TraR/DksA C4-type zinc finger protein; its protein translation is MPSSRSIIRWFCPYCSWQEDGTVAELDSRLRGLGMIRREEKAELSLMLELARIKKPDLRCPGCNQTGFTADAINPGEDDWGAGKPCANCGTTIPAERLELFPEQDLCAKCQGTVERGGQLSGDDYCHHCGTPMVVKQTKGGVSRYQQVCPSCRR
- the rpsU gene encoding 30S ribosomal protein S21 — encoded protein: MVKLVVRDRESIQEAVRRFRKLVERSGIKKEMRRREYYEKPSEIRRRSRLRAERRARRNKLMPGT
- the aroF gene encoding 3-deoxy-7-phosphoheptulonate synthase, whose protein sequence is MIIILKSEVTEDQIQHVIERVEALGMKAHLSRGTYRTIIGVIGDEQKIGAEPLRAIPGVMDVIPVLPPYKLASREAHPQASIVDVGGIKIGGGNLAMIAGPCAVEEPERMMDIAAAVKKAGANIYRGGAYKPRTSPYAFQGSGEEGLKILREAGDAHGMPVVTEVMDPRCVEIVDQYADMIQIGARNMQNFVLLTEVGRTRKPVLLKRGMSATIEDLLMSAEYILSQGNSQVVLCERGVKGFDKVTRNLYDVAAVAVVKGLSHLPIIVDPSHATGRPDLIPPCALAGVAVGADGVHIEVHDCPERAKSDGPQALLPRQYAELVTQIRKLAELFGKTISTIGPEKAA
- the tpiA gene encoding triose-phosphate isomerase; translation: MRRKFIAGNWKMNTTAAQGVELATALAKAVGSASDVEVAVCPPSVYLSAIGAAIKGSAIGLGAQNCHYEAKGAFTGEVAPAMLLDVGCKYVILGHSERRQLFHETNQDVNKKVIAALAAGLTPIVCVGETLDERQAARTQAVVREQVEGSLAGLTGEQVLKLVIAYEPIWAIGTGVVATPQQAEEVHADLRSLLSSRYTAPVAEAVRIQYGGSVNAENAATLLSQPNIDGALVGGAALKADGFLAIIQGAR
- the secG gene encoding preprotein translocase subunit SecG codes for the protein MLELHQMPLPLALGFMHWMFIIPLSLLSVFLTLLILVQRGRGGGLTGALGGMGGQSAFGTKAGDVFTKITVVVALLWIVLSMGALRVLHVGKFGETVGNSTPVKGGVIPVDDQKVDDKNPLNVTPAPGLTPENTPAPMGTTPETPKAETPKAEEPKTETPKTETPATPETPKTETPPAKTEAPPAESPKSETPTAESPKAEAPKEAEPKTAEPKGDAPKADAPKADEEKK